ATATATGGCATAAGCATTACTTTTATAAATTTGGTCATCATTATCTACTCGTTCTACCATTTTATATAATGCTTCCGCAAACTTACCTGCCGGGTCGCTTGGTGTTTCATTTGTATCTGATTTAAAATGACATATATTCATTTTTTCATCTTCATTTATATAAGTCAAATGAATTGCCACAGCATATGCTGGGCCTCCACTTTCAGAGTATTCATTACCAACTATAAGAAAATCACCGAAACCTTGAAGGTCCATCTCTGTATATGTTAAATGTAGTTCAGAAAACTTCTCATCATCAGGATAATCTTTATTTCTATTTCGCTTAAAGCCATCTTTTAATAATACTCTCTCAACACCTTCTTTTTTAAAAGCTCTTCGATATAAAATTTCTTCATCAATAAATATATGCTTTTTTACATTATCAAACTGATTTACAAGTGCTGCTAATTCTTTTTCTTTTGGATAACCATTATGGATAAAAGCAATAGTTTTATCCATAAATTTATTTAAAAAACTTTCAATATATATCAAACTACTATTAGCATTTACAATACACCCAATACAGTAGTTGTCATAGTCAGATAGTATATCATTAATAATATTTTCTTCAATTGGAAGTGGATTATTTTTAAAATCACCCTCACTTGGATTAATAACTAAAACAAATGAAGCCGAATGCTCTTTTAATTTATTAATCGCCTTGCTTAAAGAAGTCAAATTCTCCTTTACTGGCTCAATAATTGGAACCATAGAAGCATCTTTGATTAACTTCGCATTCTCCCTAAGCAGAATTAGCTCGTATTGTTTTCCCCTCAGATACGGATGATACATTGACTTTTCCCTTATATAAACAGCTTTTTAACTTTTGTATTTAAAGCCTTTAAGAATTCTTGCTGTTGCTGAATGTTTAAATCTTCCTCTATTATAGCTATTTTTAAACTATCAGGAAACTTTTTGATGTTTTCTACCAATTTTGTATGATTTTTTCGGGCTTTCAATGCTTTTAAGACTTCTTGATGAGCCTGTTCTACTGGCAAAGTAATGAATAATTCCTTTGAAGCAGAAAATATTTTTGTGTTTGGAACATCTGGTATATATCCGAAATTATTTTGAATAACTTTTAAATACTCATCTTTTCTAAGCATATTAAACAATGCTTCTTTATCAAGTTTATTCAATCTTGATTTGGCTTTACGAATTGTTTTCAAAGTATATCTATCTGTTAATACAATAATACCTATGTCATCATCTACCAATGTCTTGATAGTATCTACTTTTGTTTCTACTGATACGATATTCACATATTCAAAAACTTTCTTATAGTTTTCAATTTGCTTTGGAAGTCTTTCAAAAGTATCCAAGTCAGTCTTTATCTCATAGATATGAGAAGTCCCGTTAAATATAACTATATCTGCTTTTGAAGTTTCAACCCTCAATTCTGTAAATAAAGAAGAAGACTTTATTGAATGCCTTCCAATAAGAATTTTTTTGGCAATAGCATTTTTAAAAACATACTCATTACGATAGTTTTTTAATAGTTGTTTATATGATTTTTCAAATAACTCTCCAAGAGTAGTATTTTGAGAAATTAAATCACCTAAACCTAACTCTTTAACAACATTAGACAATCTATCTGTATTCTGATTTATGTTGATAAAACTATTGAGTATCTTTGGAGTAAAAAGATAAGAAAGGGATGTATTATATTCCATTTTACATACCTCCTGTCTCTTTTTTTTGAGTATTTTAACATTATTTTTCAAAATAGCATAAACCAAAACTTTACTTAAAATAAAATTTAACAAGGCTGTTAATAACCTCTACAAAAGTTAAACC
The sequence above is drawn from the Sulfurovum sp. TSL1 genome and encodes:
- a CDS encoding sce7725 family protein, translating into MYHPYLRGKQYELILLRENAKLIKDASMVPIIEPVKENLTSLSKAINKLKEHSASFVLVINPSEGDFKNNPLPIEENIINDILSDYDNYCIGCIVNANSSLIYIESFLNKFMDKTIAFIHNGYPKEKELAALVNQFDNVKKHIFIDEEILYRRAFKKEGVERVLLKDGFKRNRNKDYPDDEKFSELHLTYTEMDLQGFGDFLIVGNEYSESGGPAYAVAIHLTYINEDEKMNICHFKSDTNETPSDPAGKFAEALYKMVERVDNDDQIYKSNAYAIYKKFYNEGHFPGLGYVKKLSMQHHIEVLADFLSRQ
- a CDS encoding sce7726 family protein; this translates as MEYNTSLSYLFTPKILNSFININQNTDRLSNVVKELGLGDLISQNTTLGELFEKSYKQLLKNYRNEYVFKNAIAKKILIGRHSIKSSSLFTELRVETSKADIVIFNGTSHIYEIKTDLDTFERLPKQIENYKKVFEYVNIVSVETKVDTIKTLVDDDIGIIVLTDRYTLKTIRKAKSRLNKLDKEALFNMLRKDEYLKVIQNNFGYIPDVPNTKIFSASKELFITLPVEQAHQEVLKALKARKNHTKLVENIKKFPDSLKIAIIEEDLNIQQQQEFLKALNTKVKKLFI